The Amycolatopsis sp. 195334CR genome window below encodes:
- a CDS encoding ROK family protein, whose protein sequence is MGVSVQAEQISQRTANLAGLLRALRRGPRSRSQLAAHSGLYKATVSSLVTELGDRGLVRPAGLRNGGHGRPSQLVELRGEAAYGLALRVEADGFSAMSMDLAGVPLASRASVADVAQLGLERGMDELAALAEAVCADLDGPPIGVAVSVPGLVDTDSQVLRFAPALRWRDAGLADLIAARLGVDLAGVVVENEANLGAFAEVLEGPGVRELFYLSGGIGVGGGLVSSGSVLRGSRGFAGEIGHITIDAMGDACSCGRTGCLETKAGFPALLRAAASPPDSLHDPTLGVDARVIALRDRIRSGDQRAAAAVHDLGTALSTALATVVDLVDPEVLVLGGYFAGLAEWLVEPIRVALGARSTGPGTRCRVVASTLGTSAALLGAAHLATERLFADPTLAPTAASGFCGEKQVRGVGRDDVEKSEVS, encoded by the coding sequence ATGGGCGTGAGCGTGCAGGCTGAGCAGATCAGCCAGCGCACGGCGAACCTCGCCGGCCTCCTTCGCGCGCTCCGGCGCGGCCCGCGGTCGCGGTCGCAGCTGGCCGCCCACTCCGGTCTCTACAAGGCCACCGTCTCCAGCCTCGTCACCGAGCTCGGCGACCGCGGCCTGGTCCGCCCGGCCGGGCTCCGCAACGGCGGGCACGGCAGGCCCAGCCAGCTGGTCGAACTCCGCGGCGAGGCGGCTTACGGACTCGCGCTGCGCGTGGAGGCCGACGGCTTCTCCGCGATGAGCATGGACCTCGCCGGCGTGCCGCTGGCCAGCCGCGCGAGCGTCGCCGACGTGGCCCAGCTCGGGCTCGAACGCGGCATGGACGAGCTCGCCGCTCTCGCCGAAGCCGTCTGCGCGGACCTCGACGGGCCGCCCATCGGCGTCGCGGTGTCGGTGCCCGGCCTGGTCGACACCGACTCCCAGGTCCTCCGGTTCGCCCCGGCGCTGCGCTGGCGCGACGCCGGCCTCGCCGACCTCATCGCCGCCCGCCTCGGCGTCGACCTCGCCGGGGTCGTCGTCGAGAACGAAGCCAACCTGGGCGCGTTCGCCGAGGTCCTCGAAGGCCCCGGTGTGCGGGAGCTGTTCTACCTCAGTGGCGGCATCGGCGTCGGCGGCGGACTCGTCTCGAGCGGCTCGGTCCTCCGCGGGTCACGAGGTTTCGCGGGCGAAATCGGGCACATCACCATCGACGCGATGGGGGACGCCTGCTCCTGCGGCCGCACCGGCTGCCTGGAGACCAAGGCCGGGTTCCCCGCCCTGCTGCGTGCCGCCGCCTCGCCGCCGGACTCGCTGCACGACCCCACGCTCGGCGTCGACGCCAGGGTGATCGCGCTCCGCGACCGCATCCGCAGCGGAGACCAGCGCGCCGCGGCCGCCGTGCACGACCTCGGCACCGCGTTGAGCACCGCGCTCGCCACCGTGGTCGACCTGGTCGACCCGGAGGTGCTGGTGCTCGGCGGTTACTTCGCCGGCCTCGCCGAATGGCTGGTCGAGCCGATCCGGGTGGCGCTCGGCGCGCGGTCCACCGGCCCCGGCACCCGCTGCCGGGTGGTCGCCTCCACGCTCGGCACCTCGGCCGCCCTGCTCGGCGCGGCCCACCTGGCCACCGAACGCCTCTTCGCCGATCCCACCCTCGCCCCGACGGCCGCGAGCGGCTTCTGCGGGGAAAAGCAGGTTCGCGGGGTCGGGCGGGATGACGTGGAGAAATCGGAGGTCTCCTGA
- a CDS encoding sugar ABC transporter ATP-binding protein, which yields MNDSPLLLVRGVVKVFPGVRALDGVDLEVVPGEVHCLLGQNGAGKSTLIKVLAAAHHPDEGELHWRGEVVSPANPSAALRLGIATMYQELDLVPGLSVAENIFLGHERQRFGFTRVAEQRARAQELMARLGHPEIHPGTEVGKLSAAHQQLVSMARALAHDARLLVMDEPTAALAGEEVDNLFRIVEELTADGVAIVYISHRLEELRRIGHRVTVLKDGRTVAQNLDARDTPTSELVALMAGRRVETVFGPTREPRPEGTPEVLRVEGLARRGEFEEIGFSVHAGEVLGIAGLVGAGRSEILETIAGARKADSGSVHVDGKSVRNGSVHAAVRAGIGLAPEERKSQGLLLDLPVAHNVTLASLSRYAKLGFTDRARELRDSGDTLKRLDLRPADPRRIARTLSGGNQQKAVLARWLVRGCRVLLLDEPTRGVDVGARAELYRLITELAETGVAIVLVSSEIPEVLGLADRVLVLREGRVLADRQANELTEAGVLDLILEGSAA from the coding sequence ATGAACGACTCCCCGTTGCTCTTGGTGCGCGGCGTGGTCAAGGTGTTCCCCGGCGTGCGTGCGCTGGACGGGGTCGACCTGGAGGTGGTGCCCGGTGAGGTGCACTGCCTGCTCGGCCAGAACGGTGCCGGCAAGTCGACGTTGATCAAGGTGCTCGCCGCCGCGCACCACCCCGACGAGGGTGAGCTGCACTGGCGCGGCGAGGTGGTCTCGCCCGCGAACCCGTCGGCCGCGCTCCGCCTCGGCATCGCCACCATGTACCAGGAGCTCGACCTGGTGCCCGGCCTCTCGGTCGCGGAGAACATCTTCCTCGGCCACGAACGCCAGCGCTTCGGCTTCACCAGGGTCGCCGAGCAGCGCGCCAGGGCGCAGGAGCTGATGGCCCGCCTCGGCCACCCGGAGATCCACCCCGGCACCGAGGTCGGCAAGCTCTCGGCCGCCCACCAGCAGCTCGTCTCGATGGCCCGCGCGCTCGCGCACGACGCCCGCCTGCTGGTGATGGACGAGCCGACCGCCGCGCTCGCCGGTGAAGAGGTGGACAACCTCTTCCGGATCGTCGAGGAGCTCACCGCCGACGGCGTCGCGATCGTCTACATCTCCCACCGCCTCGAAGAACTGCGGCGCATCGGCCACCGCGTGACCGTGCTCAAGGACGGCCGCACCGTGGCCCAGAACCTCGACGCCCGCGACACCCCGACCTCCGAACTGGTCGCCCTGATGGCGGGCCGCCGCGTCGAAACGGTCTTCGGGCCGACCCGCGAACCGCGGCCCGAAGGCACGCCCGAGGTGCTGCGCGTCGAGGGCCTCGCCCGCCGTGGCGAGTTCGAGGAGATCGGTTTTTCCGTGCACGCCGGGGAAGTGCTCGGCATCGCCGGTCTCGTCGGCGCCGGGCGCAGCGAAATACTGGAGACCATCGCCGGCGCGCGGAAAGCCGATTCCGGCAGCGTCCACGTCGACGGCAAGAGCGTGCGCAACGGCAGCGTGCACGCCGCCGTCCGCGCGGGCATCGGCCTCGCCCCGGAGGAGCGCAAGAGCCAGGGCCTGCTGCTCGACCTCCCGGTGGCGCACAACGTGACGCTGGCCAGCCTGTCGCGCTACGCCAAGCTCGGCTTCACCGACCGCGCCCGCGAACTCCGCGACTCCGGCGACACGCTGAAGCGGCTGGACCTGCGGCCCGCCGACCCGCGGCGCATCGCGCGCACGCTCTCCGGCGGCAACCAGCAGAAGGCGGTCCTCGCGCGCTGGCTGGTGCGCGGCTGCCGGGTGCTGCTGCTCGACGAACCGACCCGAGGGGTGGACGTCGGCGCGCGCGCCGAGCTCTACCGCCTCATCACCGAACTGGCCGAGACCGGAGTGGCGATCGTGCTGGTCTCGAGCGAGATCCCGGAGGTACTCGGTCTGGCCGACCGGGTCCTCGTCCTCCGCGAAGGCCGGGTGCTGGCCGACCGGCAGGCGAACGAGCTCACCGAGGCCGGGGTGCTCGACCTGATCCTCGAGGGGAGTGCGGCATGA
- a CDS encoding ABC transporter permease, whose protein sequence is MTEQTESRPINTEPDPPPAPPAAKKNGSGFPLDFRLIGLTGVLVVLCLVGYFTRPEVFFTEGNISTILRLAAAIGVVSVGMTFVIISGGIDLSVGSIVALSSVWLTTLATQSYGPVVMVICGLAVGLGCGLVNGLLVSYGKVVPFIATLAMYASARGLAERLSGRKTQVVGETSFLDFFRGDILGIPVLIWMFALVFGVGWVVLNRTTFGRRTYAVGGNAEAARLAGINVKRHTALVYAVAGLCCGVAALMVVARTTAGASTNGMFYELDAIAAVVIGGTLLTGGKGSLIGTLVGVLIFTVLSNIFTLNNLDTDIQNIAKGAIIVLAVLLRFRGRGERSTT, encoded by the coding sequence ATGACCGAACAGACCGAATCGCGGCCGATCAACACGGAGCCGGACCCGCCGCCGGCACCGCCGGCGGCCAAGAAGAACGGTTCCGGCTTCCCGCTGGACTTCCGGCTGATCGGGCTCACCGGGGTGCTGGTGGTGCTGTGCCTGGTCGGCTACTTCACCCGCCCCGAGGTCTTCTTCACCGAAGGCAACATCTCCACCATCCTGCGGCTGGCCGCGGCGATCGGCGTGGTCAGCGTCGGCATGACCTTCGTGATCATCAGCGGCGGCATCGACCTGTCCGTCGGCTCGATCGTCGCGCTCTCCAGCGTCTGGCTGACCACGCTGGCCACCCAGTCCTACGGCCCGGTCGTGATGGTGATCTGCGGCCTCGCGGTCGGCCTCGGCTGCGGCCTGGTCAACGGATTGCTGGTGTCGTACGGAAAAGTCGTGCCGTTCATCGCCACGCTGGCGATGTACGCCTCGGCGCGCGGGCTCGCCGAGCGGCTCAGCGGCCGCAAGACCCAGGTGGTCGGCGAGACCAGCTTCCTCGACTTCTTCCGCGGCGACATCCTCGGCATTCCGGTGCTGATCTGGATGTTCGCGCTGGTCTTCGGCGTCGGCTGGGTGGTGCTCAACCGGACCACCTTCGGCCGCCGCACCTACGCCGTCGGCGGCAACGCCGAAGCCGCTCGCCTCGCGGGCATCAACGTCAAGCGCCACACCGCGCTGGTCTACGCGGTGGCGGGACTGTGCTGCGGGGTCGCGGCGCTGATGGTGGTCGCCCGGACCACCGCCGGGGCCTCCACCAACGGCATGTTCTACGAGCTGGACGCGATCGCCGCGGTGGTCATCGGCGGCACGCTGCTCACCGGCGGCAAGGGCTCGCTGATCGGCACCCTGGTCGGCGTCCTGATCTTCACCGTGCTGTCCAACATCTTCACGCTCAACAACCTCGACACCGACATCCAGAACATCGCCAAGGGCGCGATCATCGTGCTGGCCGTCCTGCTGCGGTTCCGCGGTCGTGGGGAACGAAGCACCACCTAA
- a CDS encoding substrate-binding domain-containing protein, giving the protein MTQSFLARRGFLLGAGAVGAGVVLAGCTSNEPPAAENNNAQPVAAGSGDNAQPGKMVTVGFSAPAADHGWMAAMTTNARAQAEKFSDVTFKPTEGTNDVNQQIAQVETLITAKVDVLVILPFDGKALTGVGQQAMDAGIPVINVDRVFDTPLAYRTWIGGDNYRMGVNAGNYIAQQMKAKGITAPVIGEVAGIDSLPLTQERSQGFKDALTRAGFAVGPRVSAQFTPESGESQTANLLQSAAKLDALWNHDDDQGVGVLAAVENANRSEFIMVGGAGSKNMMNHIKSDANPVKATVLYSPSMASSAIALARLLGQAKGVGDLAEHEIPSEITTYSAVVTKENVDQYMDVGFDS; this is encoded by the coding sequence ATGACGCAGTCCTTCCTGGCCCGCCGCGGGTTCCTGCTCGGCGCGGGTGCGGTCGGCGCCGGTGTGGTGCTGGCCGGCTGTACTTCGAACGAGCCGCCGGCGGCGGAGAACAACAACGCGCAGCCGGTGGCGGCGGGCTCGGGGGACAACGCCCAGCCCGGCAAGATGGTCACCGTCGGGTTCTCCGCGCCCGCCGCGGACCACGGCTGGATGGCCGCGATGACCACCAACGCCCGTGCCCAGGCGGAGAAGTTCTCCGACGTCACGTTCAAGCCCACCGAGGGCACGAACGACGTCAACCAGCAGATCGCCCAGGTGGAAACCCTGATCACGGCCAAGGTGGACGTGCTGGTCATCCTGCCGTTCGACGGCAAGGCGCTGACCGGCGTCGGCCAGCAGGCGATGGACGCGGGCATCCCGGTGATCAACGTGGACCGCGTGTTCGACACGCCGCTCGCCTACCGCACCTGGATCGGCGGCGACAACTACCGCATGGGCGTCAACGCGGGCAACTACATCGCCCAGCAGATGAAGGCCAAGGGCATCACCGCGCCGGTGATCGGCGAGGTGGCCGGCATCGACTCGCTGCCGCTGACCCAGGAACGCAGCCAGGGCTTCAAGGACGCGCTGACCCGCGCCGGTTTCGCCGTGGGCCCCCGGGTTTCCGCGCAGTTCACGCCGGAGTCCGGCGAGTCGCAGACGGCGAACCTGCTGCAGTCGGCCGCGAAGCTCGACGCGCTGTGGAACCACGACGACGACCAGGGCGTCGGCGTGCTCGCCGCGGTCGAGAACGCCAACCGCAGCGAGTTCATCATGGTCGGCGGCGCCGGTTCGAAGAACATGATGAACCACATCAAGTCCGACGCGAACCCGGTGAAGGCGACGGTGCTCTACAGCCCGTCGATGGCCTCCTCGGCGATCGCGCTGGCCAGGCTGCTCGGGCAGGCGAAGGGCGTCGGCGACCTCGCCGAGCACGAGATCCCCTCCGAGATCACCACCTATTCGGCCGTGGTCACCAAGGAGAACGTGGACCAGTACATGGACGTCGGCTTCGACTCGTAG
- a CDS encoding Gfo/Idh/MocA family protein, which yields MSSAGGERIGVGLVGHAFMGAVHSHAWRNVHRIFDTPLTPVLAALGGRDEAKTKAAAAKYGFAAVETDWRDLIARDDVGLVDVCTPGDSHADIAIAALEAGKHVLCEKPLANTVEEAERMAAAARSAATRGVRSMVAFNYRRVPALAHARKLVGDGALGEIRHVRATYLQDWLSDAQAPMTWRLRRDKAGSGALGDLGAHIVDAAQFVTGELITGVSALTNTFVKQRPSGDGSTGEVTVDDAALFLARLSGGAVASFEATRYALGRKNAMRLEINGTKASMAFDFESMNELWWHDGSAPDTEAGFRRILVTEPGHRYLEGWWPPGHGLGYDHTFTHEVADFLTAIGEGTDPAPGFDDGLCVQQVLHAVEISAADEARWTPVAGTTVSTATAGGR from the coding sequence ATGAGTTCGGCAGGCGGGGAGCGCATCGGGGTCGGCTTGGTCGGGCACGCGTTCATGGGTGCGGTGCATTCGCACGCGTGGCGCAACGTGCACCGGATCTTCGACACCCCACTGACCCCGGTGCTCGCCGCCTTGGGCGGACGGGACGAAGCGAAAACGAAGGCCGCCGCGGCGAAGTACGGCTTCGCCGCGGTGGAAACGGACTGGCGCGACCTGATCGCCCGCGACGACGTGGGCCTGGTCGACGTCTGCACCCCCGGTGACTCGCACGCGGACATCGCGATCGCGGCACTGGAGGCCGGAAAGCACGTGCTGTGCGAGAAACCCCTCGCCAACACGGTGGAAGAGGCCGAGCGGATGGCCGCCGCGGCGCGGTCGGCGGCCACCCGCGGGGTGCGTTCGATGGTGGCGTTCAACTATCGCCGCGTGCCCGCGCTGGCGCACGCCCGCAAGCTCGTCGGCGACGGCGCGCTGGGTGAGATCCGGCACGTGCGCGCGACCTACCTGCAGGACTGGCTGTCCGACGCGCAGGCGCCGATGACCTGGCGGCTGCGCAGGGACAAGGCCGGTTCCGGCGCGCTCGGCGACCTCGGCGCGCACATCGTGGACGCGGCGCAGTTCGTCACCGGTGAGCTGATCACCGGGGTTTCCGCGCTCACCAACACCTTTGTCAAGCAGCGCCCGAGCGGCGACGGCTCGACGGGCGAGGTGACCGTCGACGACGCCGCGTTGTTCCTCGCGCGGCTGTCCGGCGGTGCGGTCGCCAGCTTCGAAGCCACCCGATATGCCTTGGGGCGCAAGAACGCGATGCGCCTGGAGATCAACGGGACCAAGGCCAGCATGGCGTTCGACTTCGAGTCGATGAACGAACTGTGGTGGCACGACGGATCCGCCCCGGACACCGAGGCGGGCTTCCGCCGGATCCTGGTCACCGAGCCCGGCCACCGGTACCTCGAAGGCTGGTGGCCGCCGGGGCACGGACTGGGCTACGACCACACCTTCACGCACGAGGTCGCGGACTTCCTGACCGCGATCGGCGAGGGCACCGACCCCGCCCCCGGTTTCGACGACGGCCTGTGCGTTCAGCAGGTCCTGCACGCGGTCGAGATCAGTGCCGCCGACGAGGCGCGCTGGACTCCGGTGGCCGGCACCACCGTCAGCACCGCCACGGCCGGGGGGAGGTGA
- a CDS encoding ThuA domain-containing protein, translating to MRGLRKLRSESPPKPSRTAIRLGVLALSAATAFSGSALATAAQPDEVGAQHEEASVLVFSKTAGFRHDSIPAGIAAIQQLGADNHFSVEATEDAGAFTDTNLARFDAVIWLSTTGDVLNPEQQGAFERYITAGGGYAGVHAASDTEYDWPFYGDLVGAYFNSHPQIQQATVNVEDRQHPSTSELPYQWPRTDEWYNYRENPRQDVHVLASLDEQSYDPGNGAMGDHPIAWCHTNSGGRSWYTGGGHTIQSYSEPEFLNHLKGGILYASGLAEGDCSTEDPGTGEPGDADFDQITLAKGEEKTGEPIALAVLPNRDVIHTSRDGRVWYTTSGATTSLAAQVPVYNHDEDGLQGVAVDPDFANNRWVYLYYAPTLNTPAGDAPENGTAADFEPFKGYNQLSRFKLSEDNTLDLGSEQQILQVPAERGICCHAGGEIDFDAAGNLLLSTGDDSNPFASDGYTPIDERDTRNPVFDAQRTSGNTNDLRGKLLRIKVGADGGYTVPEGNLFAPGTDKTKPEIYAMGFRNPFRFSVDKETGWIYLGDYGPDAGAANPARGPGGTVEFNLIKGPGNFGWPYCVGDNQPFIDYDFATGQSGQAFDCAAPKNTSPHNTGLVDLPPVQPAWIPYDGGSVPEFGTGGESPMGGPTYRFDPALENTTKFPEYYDGKNFAYEWDRGWIKEIAVGANGERGEIKPFFDSMELVRPMNIEFGPDGSLYVLDYGTGYFGGSAESAVYRIDYTKGNRTPEVKVTADKTSGPAPLTVSFDPAGTTDPDGGDLTYAWDFDGDGTTDSTEEGVVSHTYATAGQFTAKLSVTDPTGLTGAASVVVTAGNTAPTVTLDAPVNGGFFGFGDKVPFKVTVTDPEDGPVDCAKVKVEYILGHDNHGHPLSQATGCEGVIETPADEGHGLDADIFGVINASYTDNGSGQVPPLTGSAENVLQPKLKQAEFFTENNGTQIVAAAGASGGKRVGYIDAGDWIQFSPVNLTGVTGIGYRVSSGGAGGTIEVRSGAVDGPVVQTVPVPSTGGWDTYVDLPPAPITDPGGTKPLFLVFSGTGTGGLFDVDAINVQGPGVAQPVVTACEPATPEAGYTTLLDGTEASMANWKMAGPGSFELQADCSWKTVGGMGLLWHQEEFNAYSLKLDWKLAGDDNSGVFVGFPDPGNDPWVAVNQGQEIQIDATDAPDRTTGAIYGFKGADIAKRDAALKPPGEWNSYELVLAGQTIKVVLNGVVINEYTETDPARDLSQGFIGLQNHGNGDDVFFRNVQIKELDVTAPTVAIGGATQGAVYGDSADLVLELDAQDEVGVTEVTATLDGAPVRDGDLVALYRLPLGFHDLTVSAVDAAGNRTSQKVQFVTITSGRDAQQLLDRFRATSRLSLTAYNELGKQLKKARQAEANGNDTKAVKEYRAFAELAAKPGLVSDAEVRGVLVRDGNELAQRIEWSIAIAPSGGSIRKV from the coding sequence ATGCGCGGATTGAGAAAACTCCGATCGGAAAGTCCACCCAAGCCCAGCCGGACCGCCATCCGGCTCGGGGTGCTGGCCCTCTCGGCGGCGACCGCCTTCAGCGGCAGCGCGCTCGCCACCGCGGCCCAGCCCGATGAAGTCGGTGCCCAGCACGAGGAAGCCAGCGTGCTGGTCTTCTCGAAGACCGCCGGGTTCCGGCACGACTCGATCCCCGCCGGGATCGCCGCCATCCAGCAACTCGGCGCCGACAACCACTTCTCCGTCGAAGCCACCGAGGACGCCGGTGCCTTCACCGACACCAACCTGGCCCGCTTCGACGCGGTGATCTGGTTGTCCACCACCGGGGACGTGCTCAACCCCGAGCAGCAGGGCGCCTTCGAGCGCTACATCACCGCCGGGGGCGGGTACGCCGGCGTGCACGCCGCTTCCGACACCGAGTACGACTGGCCGTTCTACGGCGACCTGGTCGGGGCGTACTTCAACTCGCACCCGCAGATCCAGCAGGCCACGGTCAACGTCGAGGACCGGCAGCATCCGTCCACTTCGGAGCTTCCGTACCAGTGGCCGCGGACCGACGAGTGGTACAACTACCGCGAAAACCCGCGCCAGGACGTGCACGTGCTCGCCTCGCTCGACGAGCAGAGCTACGACCCGGGCAACGGCGCCATGGGCGACCACCCGATCGCCTGGTGCCACACCAACTCCGGTGGCCGTTCCTGGTACACCGGCGGCGGGCACACCATCCAGTCCTACAGCGAGCCGGAGTTCCTCAACCACCTCAAGGGCGGCATCCTCTACGCCAGCGGGCTGGCCGAGGGCGATTGCTCCACAGAGGACCCCGGAACCGGTGAGCCGGGCGACGCCGACTTCGACCAGATCACCCTGGCCAAGGGCGAGGAGAAGACCGGCGAGCCGATCGCGCTGGCCGTGCTGCCCAACCGCGACGTGATCCACACCTCGCGCGACGGCCGCGTCTGGTACACGACTTCGGGCGCCACCACCTCGCTGGCCGCGCAGGTCCCCGTCTACAACCACGACGAGGACGGCCTGCAAGGCGTGGCGGTCGACCCCGACTTCGCCAACAACCGCTGGGTGTACCTCTACTACGCGCCCACGCTGAACACGCCCGCCGGGGACGCGCCGGAGAACGGCACCGCCGCCGACTTCGAGCCGTTCAAGGGCTACAACCAGCTTTCGCGGTTCAAGCTGAGCGAGGACAACACGCTCGACCTGGGCAGTGAGCAGCAGATCCTCCAGGTTCCCGCCGAACGCGGCATCTGCTGCCACGCCGGCGGTGAGATCGACTTCGACGCCGCGGGCAACCTGCTGCTGTCCACCGGTGACGACTCGAACCCGTTCGCCTCGGACGGCTACACCCCGATCGACGAGCGCGACACCCGCAACCCGGTCTTCGACGCGCAGCGGACCTCCGGCAACACCAACGACCTCCGCGGCAAGCTGCTGCGCATCAAGGTCGGTGCCGACGGTGGCTACACCGTGCCCGAGGGCAACCTGTTCGCGCCCGGCACGGACAAGACCAAGCCCGAGATCTACGCGATGGGCTTCCGCAACCCGTTCCGGTTCTCCGTGGACAAGGAGACCGGCTGGATCTACCTCGGTGACTACGGTCCGGACGCCGGTGCGGCCAACCCCGCCCGCGGGCCCGGCGGCACCGTCGAGTTCAACCTGATCAAGGGGCCGGGCAACTTCGGCTGGCCGTACTGCGTCGGGGACAACCAGCCGTTCATCGACTACGACTTCGCCACCGGCCAGTCGGGTCAGGCGTTCGACTGCGCGGCCCCGAAGAACACCAGCCCGCACAACACCGGCCTGGTCGACCTGCCCCCGGTGCAGCCGGCCTGGATCCCCTACGACGGCGGATCGGTGCCCGAGTTCGGCACCGGCGGCGAGTCGCCGATGGGCGGCCCGACCTACCGGTTCGACCCGGCGCTGGAGAACACCACGAAGTTCCCCGAGTACTACGACGGCAAGAACTTCGCCTACGAGTGGGACCGCGGCTGGATCAAGGAGATCGCCGTCGGCGCCAACGGCGAGCGCGGCGAGATCAAGCCGTTCTTCGACTCGATGGAGCTGGTCCGGCCGATGAACATCGAGTTCGGCCCGGACGGTTCGCTGTACGTGCTGGACTACGGCACCGGCTACTTCGGCGGTTCCGCGGAGTCGGCGGTCTACCGGATCGACTACACCAAGGGCAACCGCACGCCCGAGGTGAAGGTGACCGCGGACAAGACCTCCGGTCCCGCCCCGCTCACGGTCAGCTTCGACCCGGCGGGCACCACCGACCCGGACGGCGGTGACCTGACCTACGCCTGGGACTTCGACGGCGACGGCACCACCGACTCCACCGAGGAGGGTGTGGTCTCGCACACCTACGCCACCGCCGGGCAGTTCACCGCGAAGCTGTCGGTGACCGACCCGACCGGGCTGACCGGGGCGGCGAGCGTGGTGGTCACCGCGGGCAACACCGCACCGACGGTGACGCTGGACGCGCCGGTGAACGGCGGCTTCTTCGGCTTCGGCGACAAGGTGCCGTTCAAGGTCACCGTCACCGACCCCGAGGACGGGCCGGTCGACTGCGCGAAGGTCAAGGTCGAGTACATCCTCGGCCACGACAACCACGGTCACCCGCTGAGCCAGGCGACCGGGTGCGAGGGGGTCATCGAGACCCCGGCCGACGAGGGCCACGGGCTCGACGCCGACATCTTCGGCGTGATCAACGCCAGCTACACCGACAACGGTTCGGGCCAGGTGCCGCCGCTGACCGGTTCGGCGGAGAACGTCCTGCAGCCCAAGCTCAAGCAGGCCGAGTTCTTCACCGAGAACAACGGCACGCAGATCGTGGCCGCGGCCGGGGCCAGCGGTGGCAAGCGCGTCGGCTACATCGACGCGGGCGACTGGATCCAGTTCAGCCCGGTGAACCTGACCGGCGTCACCGGCATCGGCTACCGCGTCAGCTCCGGCGGCGCGGGCGGCACCATCGAGGTGCGCTCGGGTGCGGTGGACGGCCCGGTGGTCCAGACCGTGCCGGTGCCGAGCACCGGCGGCTGGGACACCTACGTCGACCTGCCCCCGGCGCCGATCACCGACCCCGGTGGCACCAAGCCGCTGTTCCTGGTGTTCAGCGGCACCGGCACCGGCGGGCTGTTCGATGTGGACGCGATCAACGTCCAGGGTCCCGGGGTGGCGCAGCCGGTGGTCACCGCCTGCGAGCCGGCCACGCCCGAGGCGGGGTACACCACCCTGCTCGACGGCACCGAGGCCAGCATGGCGAACTGGAAGATGGCCGGTCCCGGTTCCTTCGAACTGCAGGCCGACTGCAGCTGGAAGACCGTCGGTGGCATGGGGCTGCTGTGGCACCAGGAGGAGTTCAACGCCTACAGCCTGAAGCTGGACTGGAAGCTGGCCGGGGACGACAACTCCGGTGTGTTCGTCGGCTTCCCCGACCCCGGCAACGACCCGTGGGTCGCGGTCAACCAGGGCCAGGAGATCCAGATCGACGCCACCGACGCCCCCGACCGCACCACCGGTGCGATCTACGGGTTCAAGGGCGCCGACATCGCCAAGCGGGACGCCGCGCTGAAGCCGCCGGGTGAGTGGAACTCGTACGAGCTGGTGCTGGCCGGGCAGACGATCAAGGTCGTGCTGAACGGCGTGGTGATCAACGAGTACACCGAGACCGACCCGGCCCGTGACCTCTCGCAGGGCTTCATCGGCCTGCAGAACCACGGCAACGGCGACGACGTCTTCTTCCGCAACGTGCAGATCAAGGAACTGGACGTCACGGCACCGACGGTGGCGATCGGCGGGGCCACGCAGGGCGCGGTCTACGGCGACTCGGCCGACCTGGTGCTCGAACTGGACGCGCAGGACGAGGTCGGGGTCACCGAGGTGACCGCGACCCTGGACGGCGCCCCGGTGCGCGACGGTGACCTGGTCGCGCTGTACCGCCTGCCGCTGGGCTTCCACGACCTGACGGTGTCCGCTGTGGACGCCGCCGGGAACCGGACCAGCCAGAAGGTGCAGTTCGTCACCATCACCTCCGGCCGGGACGCGCAGCAGCTGCTCGATCGGTTCCGGGCGACCAGCCGGTTGTCGCTGACCGCCTACAACGAGCTGGGCAAGCAGCTCAAGAAGGCCAGGCAGGCCGAGGCGAACGGCAACGACACCAAGGCGGTCAAGGAATACCGCGCGTTCGCGGAGCTGGCGGCCAAGCCTGGCTTGGTCTCCGACGCCGAGGTGCGGGGCGTATTGGTTAGGGACGGTAACGAGTTGGCCCAGCGAATCGAATGGTCTATCGCGATCGCGCCTTCGGGTGGTTCCATCCGAAAGGTTTGA